The following coding sequences lie in one Sedimentibacter sp. MB35-C1 genomic window:
- a CDS encoding 4Fe-4S binding protein: protein MKYKINTEKCKMCRMCFRTRCKALKFEEKVIIDSDKCNGCGMCYNLCPANAIIMIDEGK from the coding sequence ATGAAATATAAGATAAATACAGAAAAATGTAAAATGTGCAGGATGTGCTTCAGAACAAGATGCAAGGCGCTGAAATTTGAAGAAAAAGTTATTATTGATTCAGACAAATGCAATGGATGTGGGATGTGCTATAACTTATGTCCAGCTAATGCAATTATTATGATTGATGAAGGAAAATAA
- a CDS encoding PhzF family phenazine biosynthesis protein, translating to MKFSIVDAFTDRLFGGNPAGIVMLPDGADFPSDEIMIKTAAELRYSETAFIKKLGNETFNIRYFTPVSEVDLCGHATIASFHALLNQGIIKPGKYINITLAGELEIMADNDLILMDMAYPKIFDTIFSEEDINELYSVMGLDSRAQGICSKYSDIELIPKKVSTGLIDIMLPVKNENELEKINPDLESLTSLSEKHKVVGVHAFTVNSDDGKIHSRNFAPLYGIDEEAATGTSNGALTYYLYDYGIIRLDSLNNIVQGEKLERPSRIVTQIILENGNEKIRVGGSAVILATGKINI from the coding sequence ATGAAATTTAGTATTGTTGATGCATTTACAGACAGGCTGTTCGGGGGAAATCCTGCAGGAATTGTGATGCTTCCGGATGGAGCGGATTTTCCTTCAGATGAAATTATGATTAAGACAGCGGCGGAACTTAGATATTCAGAAACGGCATTTATTAAAAAATTGGGAAATGAAACATTTAATATAAGGTATTTTACGCCTGTGTCGGAAGTTGATTTATGCGGTCATGCTACAATAGCTTCCTTTCATGCATTACTCAATCAAGGAATAATCAAACCGGGTAAATATATAAATATAACTTTGGCAGGGGAATTGGAAATTATGGCAGATAACGACTTAATATTGATGGATATGGCATATCCTAAGATATTTGATACAATTTTCTCCGAAGAAGATATAAATGAGCTTTACAGCGTTATGGGACTTGATTCAAGGGCACAGGGAATATGTAGTAAATATTCTGATATTGAATTGATTCCTAAAAAGGTATCTACAGGACTAATAGATATTATGCTGCCTGTAAAAAATGAAAATGAACTTGAAAAGATTAATCCTGATTTGGAATCTCTTACCTCGTTGTCTGAAAAGCATAAGGTGGTCGGAGTCCACGCGTTTACAGTTAACTCTGATGATGGAAAAATTCATTCAAGAAATTTTGCACCATTGTATGGAATAGATGAAGAAGCTGCAACCGGGACATCAAATGGAGCATTGACCTATTATTTATATGATTATGGTATTATCAGATTAGATAGTTTAAATAACATTGTTCAAGGAGAAAAGCTTGAAAGACCTTCAAGAATAGTTACTCAGATCATATTGGAAAATGGGAATGAAAAGATAAGAGTAGGAGGCTCAGCCGTTATCCTTGCAACAGGTAAAATAAACATTTAG
- a CDS encoding tripartite tricarboxylate transporter permease — protein sequence MDSNVIYMLAPFEDPILTALVAVGVFLGIYIGSIPGLSGTMAVSLLVSFTFGWETKSALALMIGIFTGAVYGGSRSAILLNIPGAPAAVATSFDGYPLAKKGLAGQAMGVATVQSVLGGIVGIIVLVFFAPIVSDFVLIFAPRDYMLLAFMGMMLVGSLGSKTLSRGIVAAAVGVLLGTIGMDPISAQHRFTFGNTYLLAGVNYITAMIGLFGISEVFVQIRQKDTPIIKQRVDRILPSFFSIKKYLPLTVRSSIVGVIVGALPGAGGDIAALVAYDQAKRTVKNTEVPFGEGAVEGIVAPESANNAAISGAFIPMLTMGIPGDAVTAVILGALYIHGLRPGPMLMTETPDLFYIIVSFLLISNIFLLIFGLTGVKIFTKIVEIPKGILLPIIIILSIVGSYAVNNNLYDIFWMTAFGVMGYFFKMYDFPVAPTVLGIILADLIETNYRRAVISSGSIIGLIGSIFTSPISMFLLAIIVLSFIVQTKQFMQ from the coding sequence ATGGATTCAAATGTAATTTATATGTTGGCGCCTTTTGAGGATCCAATTCTTACAGCGCTTGTGGCAGTCGGTGTTTTTTTAGGTATCTACATAGGTTCTATACCTGGATTGTCAGGAACTATGGCGGTCTCCCTTCTTGTATCTTTTACTTTCGGATGGGAAACAAAAAGCGCATTAGCACTTATGATTGGAATATTCACAGGAGCAGTATATGGAGGCTCCAGATCAGCAATACTATTGAATATCCCTGGGGCTCCTGCAGCTGTTGCGACAAGCTTTGACGGCTATCCGCTTGCAAAAAAGGGCTTGGCAGGTCAGGCCATGGGTGTTGCTACAGTACAGTCGGTTCTTGGAGGAATAGTAGGAATAATAGTTTTAGTATTTTTTGCGCCAATTGTATCAGATTTTGTGTTAATATTTGCTCCTAGAGATTATATGCTTCTTGCATTCATGGGAATGATGCTGGTTGGAAGTCTTGGATCAAAGACTTTATCCAGAGGAATTGTTGCCGCTGCAGTTGGAGTGCTGTTGGGTACAATTGGAATGGACCCGATAAGTGCACAGCACAGGTTCACATTTGGAAATACTTATCTGCTTGCTGGAGTGAATTATATTACTGCAATGATAGGTCTTTTTGGAATATCTGAGGTGTTTGTACAAATAAGACAAAAAGACACTCCGATTATAAAGCAGAGGGTTGATAGGATATTACCATCATTTTTTTCAATTAAAAAGTATCTGCCATTAACAGTAAGGTCATCAATCGTGGGAGTTATTGTCGGAGCGCTTCCCGGCGCTGGCGGAGATATTGCAGCGTTAGTTGCTTACGATCAGGCAAAAAGAACCGTTAAGAATACGGAGGTTCCTTTTGGAGAAGGGGCAGTAGAAGGTATAGTTGCTCCGGAATCTGCAAATAACGCAGCAATAAGCGGGGCATTTATACCAATGCTTACAATGGGAATACCTGGTGATGCGGTTACTGCCGTAATACTTGGAGCTTTATACATTCATGGACTAAGGCCAGGGCCCATGCTTATGACAGAAACGCCGGATTTATTTTATATAATCGTAAGCTTTTTGCTTATATCAAATATATTTTTATTAATATTCGGTTTAACAGGGGTAAAAATATTTACAAAAATAGTTGAAATACCTAAAGGAATACTTCTTCCTATCATAATAATTCTGTCGATTGTAGGTTCATATGCGGTTAATAACAATCTATATGATATATTTTGGATGACAGCATTTGGTGTTATGGGATATTTCTTTAAAATGTATGACTTTCCGGTTGCTCCTACGGTACTTGGAATTATACTGGCTGACTTAATTGAAACGAATTATAGAAGAGCTGTTATATCCTCAGGTTCTATTATTGGTCTTATTGGAAGTATATTTACAAGTCCGATTTCAATGTTTCTGCTGGCAATAATTGTTTTATCGTTTATTGTTCAAACAAAGCAATTTATGCAGTAG
- the aroD gene encoding type I 3-dehydroquinate dehydratase translates to MKNIEIRGVKIGEGMPKIIIPLVESTETEIIQKLKSFKELKYDAVEWRADFFDEVLNFEKVTEVLSEIRNLIPDKIVFFTYRTKKEGGNKEISVENYCALNKAVAETGDADIIDVEIFIGYEEAERNINNIHSCNVLVVASNHDFYKTPDKDDIISRMCKMQDVGADILKIAVMPQSPEDLLTLMSATYEMRQKYTNKPIITMSMGALGMMSRLAGEIFGSAFTFGAVGETSAPGQIPADQLHTVISIIHQNI, encoded by the coding sequence TTGAAAAACATAGAAATTAGAGGTGTAAAAATAGGTGAAGGAATGCCTAAAATAATAATACCATTGGTTGAAAGTACCGAAACGGAAATAATTCAAAAGTTAAAAAGTTTTAAGGAATTAAAATATGACGCTGTTGAGTGGAGAGCGGATTTTTTTGATGAGGTTCTCAATTTTGAAAAAGTAACAGAAGTACTGAGCGAAATAAGAAATTTGATACCAGATAAAATTGTATTTTTTACATATAGGACGAAAAAGGAAGGAGGGAACAAAGAAATATCTGTTGAAAATTACTGCGCACTAAATAAGGCTGTGGCTGAGACAGGTGATGCAGATATAATAGATGTGGAAATTTTCATAGGATATGAAGAAGCTGAAAGAAACATAAATAATATTCACTCCTGCAATGTACTTGTGGTTGCTTCAAATCATGACTTTTACAAGACACCTGATAAGGATGACATAATTTCACGAATGTGTAAAATGCAGGATGTTGGTGCTGATATACTAAAAATTGCTGTAATGCCTCAAAGTCCGGAGGATTTGCTGACTTTGATGTCTGCTACATACGAAATGAGACAAAAATATACAAATAAACCCATAATAACTATGTCAATGGGAGCCTTAGGAATGATGAGCAGACTGGCAGGAGAAATTTTCGGTTCTGCATTTACATTTGGAGCTGTAGGAGAGACATCAGCTCCAGGGCAGATACCTGCAGATCAGCTACATACAGTTATTAGCATTATACATCAAAATATATAA
- a CDS encoding tripartite tricarboxylate transporter substrate binding protein, giving the protein MKKILAELLIIIMMLLLLTGCMHEPNNEQLAPCEEEDTPAFPEHDIKGVVQWGAGGGTDSLMRPLASIAEKILGKSIVVQNKPGATGAIATQYVYEQKSDGYTLLMGAENPQLYTILGISELTYADFEPVFVIGDEKVGIIVKKGSKYLTFTELIDDALANPGKINIATTGVGGMPWSVSAFITAITGAEFNQIPFDSDASALAAVLGGHADFTICKVQSGIESYKAGYIEYLTLLSTESVGVLPEVPLVTEEYPDFSDYLPWGPFYGIFVNNGTPQEKIDVLSAAFSEAFNDLEYVNLMEELNISPLGLTGDEAKEYLERWQKDTAEAFYKSGTIDKSPGELGIN; this is encoded by the coding sequence ATGAAAAAAATATTAGCGGAATTGTTAATTATTATCATGATGCTTTTATTACTGACAGGATGTATGCATGAACCAAATAATGAGCAACTTGCTCCATGTGAGGAAGAAGATACTCCTGCTTTTCCTGAACATGATATAAAAGGCGTTGTTCAGTGGGGTGCAGGGGGAGGAACAGATTCATTGATGAGACCTCTTGCTTCCATTGCAGAAAAGATACTTGGTAAAAGCATTGTAGTTCAGAACAAGCCAGGAGCAACAGGAGCTATTGCAACACAGTATGTATACGAACAAAAAAGCGATGGATATACACTGCTGATGGGAGCTGAAAATCCTCAGCTTTATACAATATTGGGTATATCGGAACTTACATACGCAGATTTTGAGCCGGTATTTGTTATTGGTGATGAAAAGGTTGGAATTATTGTAAAGAAAGGTTCAAAATATTTAACATTTACAGAGCTCATAGATGATGCTTTAGCTAACCCGGGTAAGATAAATATTGCAACAACCGGTGTGGGAGGTATGCCATGGTCTGTAAGTGCATTTATTACGGCTATAACAGGAGCAGAGTTTAATCAGATACCATTTGATAGCGATGCGTCAGCATTGGCAGCAGTTCTAGGAGGTCATGCAGATTTTACAATTTGTAAAGTACAATCGGGTATAGAATCATATAAGGCAGGGTATATCGAATATCTGACATTATTATCGACTGAAAGTGTAGGCGTTCTTCCTGAAGTTCCATTAGTAACCGAAGAATATCCGGATTTTTCTGATTATTTACCATGGGGGCCTTTCTATGGTATATTTGTTAATAATGGGACTCCTCAAGAGAAAATTGATGTATTAAGTGCTGCATTTTCGGAAGCGTTTAATGATTTAGAGTACGTAAACCTGATGGAAGAATTAAACATAAGCCCATTAGGGTTGACAGGTGATGAAGCAAAAGAATATCTTGAGAGATGGCAAAAAGATACTGCGGAAGCATTTTATAAGAGTGGAACAATAGATAAATCTCCGGGAGAACTTGGAATAAATTAG
- a CDS encoding OsmC family protein — protein MEKTKINANLKGNMAFEMKINGHTVITDTVFENGGNNLGPSPKALLLAGLIGCSGIDIMTIVKKMRLDVKDVHVEIEAESRDEDPKIYNYIKIIYKFIGTNLEYKKLERAVKLSLEKYCGVAAMLEKAVPISYEIQIIE, from the coding sequence ATGGAAAAGACGAAAATAAATGCTAATCTAAAAGGAAACATGGCTTTTGAAATGAAGATAAACGGCCATACTGTAATAACGGATACGGTCTTTGAAAACGGAGGAAATAATTTAGGCCCCAGTCCAAAGGCATTGTTATTGGCGGGTCTTATTGGATGTTCAGGAATAGATATAATGACTATTGTTAAAAAAATGAGGCTCGATGTTAAGGATGTTCATGTTGAAATTGAGGCTGAATCTAGAGATGAGGATCCGAAAATATATAATTATATTAAAATTATTTATAAATTTATAGGAACCAATCTCGAATATAAAAAACTTGAAAGAGCTGTTAAACTTTCACTTGAAAAATATTGCGGGGTTGCAGCAATGCTTGAAAAGGCTGTTCCTATTT
- a CDS encoding tripartite tricarboxylate transporter TctB family protein, with translation MSSKIKPGETVFLFMLLGIGTGAFIESINMYMNDPAPSSYGALPLFLSSIIVLFMIKIIFFESNKTVSESENFVLKEKFKLAVEYIFTKDILLMLLMLIGYCLLLVLGVGFELVTPIFLFTSMSYLMNGKYLQSLIFTVVVMAFILIIFNTIFQVILP, from the coding sequence ATGTCAAGTAAGATTAAACCGGGGGAAACAGTTTTTTTGTTTATGCTGTTAGGAATAGGGACAGGTGCATTTATTGAGTCTATAAACATGTATATGAATGATCCTGCTCCTTCATCATATGGAGCACTGCCTTTGTTTTTAAGCAGTATAATAGTTTTATTTATGATAAAAATAATTTTTTTTGAATCTAATAAAACAGTTTCTGAAAGTGAGAATTTTGTTCTGAAAGAGAAATTTAAGCTTGCTGTCGAATATATTTTCACCAAAGATATATTGTTAATGTTATTGATGCTTATAGGCTATTGTCTGCTGCTTGTTTTAGGAGTCGGATTTGAACTTGTAACTCCGATATTTTTATTTACATCGATGAGTTACTTAATGAATGGCAAGTATTTACAAAGCCTTATTTTTACAGTTGTTGTAATGGCTTTCATTCTTATTATATTCAATACAATTTTTCAGGTTATTCTGCCATAA